The DNA sequence GGCACTCATGTCGGTTTCTAGAAGGGTCTTTTGAATGGTAGCCCGTTGTTCTGTATTCAGAGAGCCTGAGTGCCAAATTTGATAAAACAAAAGGTACAGGTGGGTCGCCGAAGGAACAGTCCTAGAACATTCTGTATACATAAGCGGTGGGCTTCGGCATAACAAACCTCAAGCGCTTACCATTATTGCGGAATTTTGTGGTTATGGATGCGATCGCTGTACCATGCAAGAAGCGATCGCGATCGCAATCGAGAAACAACTTGTAGGGGGCACCTAGCTCTAAATTGTTGATTTTGGACCTCTACCCCCAACATACTTTGGTGTGGCAGGTTGTGTAGGAAGTATAGAAACGAATTGACTGATGAAACGAGACAACGCCGCTGGCTTGCGCCAACAACTCATTGACCTCGATCGCCGCAGCTATAAAGCTTATAAAGATATTCAGGGAAGCTACAAGTTTCCAGACTTTACCCTCATTATCGAACACGTCCAAGGAGATCCGTTCGCTTCTCCCAGCAAACTGCGGGTAAAGATACCGCAAAATATTGCCGATTTTCCCAAGAAAACCTACAGTTCCGCCAGTCGGGAAGTGGCTTTGCGAGACTATCTAACCCGCGAGTTTCGCAAAAAAGCGCACAAAATCAGCAGCCGGCGGGGAACTGGCAACAGCGGTACCATTGAAATGGTACGCGTCGGACAGACCGTTTTGCCCAGAACCGCCGTCAACGTCGATGATGACTATGTAGAAGCACGATTTTTGGTGGGATTGCCAGCCCAAGGACGGCGCATTTTGGGCAAACAAGCTGCCGAACTGCTGTGCGACGACATTGCCGAACTGGTAGACGAAACCCTCAAATACGATGCTTTAGACGCAGAAATCCTGCAAAAACATGTGGAAACTGTAGAAGATGCCGATTGGTTGCGATCGCAGCTAGAAGAACAGAACCTGGTCGCTTTTATTCCCAATGGCGCTATTTTACCCCGGCGCAGCGGTGTAGACGACCGACCCCTCGCCGAAGGGGCTATACCTTTCCAATCTCCCGAATCCCTGAAAGTAGAATTTACTTGCCCCAATCGCGGTCCCATCGAAGGCATGGGGATTCCCACCGGCATCACCTTGGTGGTTGGCGGCGGCTACCACGGCAAATCTACTCTGCTCAATGCTATCGAAACGGGAATTTACAATCACATTCCCAGCGACGGTCGCGAGTTGGTGGTGACCCATCCCGATGCCTTGAAAGTTCGTGCCGAAGACGGTCGTAGCGTTTCTGGGGTAGATATTTCGCCGTTTATTAACGACCTACCCCAAGGACGGTCTACCACCCAATTTTCCACCACCAACGCCAGTGGCAGTACCTCGCAAGCAGCCAATATCGTGGAAGCCGTAGAAGCCGGGGCTAAAGTATTGTTGGTAGACGAAGACACCGCCGCTACCAACTTTATGATACGCGATCGCCGCATGCAAGAGTTGATCGCCAAAAATAAAGAACCTATTACCCCGTTTATCGATAAAGTTCGCTTGCTGTACCAAGATTTGGGCGTTTCCGTGTTGTTGGTGATGGGGGGTAGTGGCGACTACTTCGATATCGCCGACCGTGCCATTGCCATGGAAAACTTCCTTCCCTACGATGTCACCGACCGCGCCAAAGCCATTGCTGCTGAATATGCTACTGGTCGTGAAAGTGAAGGGGGAGAAATGTTTGGTAAAATTAGTTCCCGCATTATCCAACCCAACAGCCTCGACCCCAGCAGTGGCAAACGCGATGTTAAAGTGAAAGTTCGCGATGTGGATGCTATTTCTTTCGGCAAGGAAGATATCGATTTGTCCTCAGTGGAACAAATTGCGGAATCTTCCCAATTACGCGCGATCGCAGCAGCTTTGGTCTATCTCAAACAAGAATACGTCAACGGTAAGCTGTCTTTAGTCGAAATCCTCGACCGGGTGATGGCCGATGTCCAAGAACAAGGCTTGGACGTGCTTACCCGGTTTCCCGAAGGAGATTTAGCTGAATTTCGCCGCTTGGAACTTGCCGCTGCCATCAATCGCTTGCGTACGTTGCAAGTTCGTATTTAACCAATTTTTCTAGGGAAATGGGGAAAATGCGATCGCCATCCATCCCCATCCGTCACTTCCACGCAGCTCAGCGTCAGTCCCCATTTCCCCATCTGCTAGAATTGGCCAGCTTTGCCGGCGAAATCGTTTCCCCTCTATAGAAACCCACAGATTATCAACAAATAATAACTTGGGCGCTCAAAGGGAGGACAATTCCCGCCCAAATTGCTCCAATTGAGCCTTAGGTACAAGCATTTGGGAACAAAAATGTGGCATCATGAGAAGACCTTGTAATCTCAACGACTCAAAGTAAAAATGTCAATCGAAAGCATCTAGGAACCCCTCACCGCTAACAGTGGACCCGACCATCGCCAGAGAATCGGCGAAGCGGTTTCCCCAGCAAATTTTGTCCTTCTTTCTACTACGTAATCGAATATTCAATCTCTCAAAGAAATAGGGACCAATCCCCTGCTTGCGCCGACAGCCGCCGCGATGGCCTTGCAACCTCGGTTGGGTTGTCCGCAGAAAATGAGCAGTTGGCGCACTCGCAGCAGGAGCGAATCACCGTTTGCCCCTGCCAGCCAACTCCTGCAACGATCGAAGAAACATAAGGTATTGCTGTATGAATCATCCAAGCAAAAACGCCAACAATCTCCACCCCACCAACACAGAACATCCACTTGCAGAGCCGTCCGTCTCCCCAGCTTGGGCAGCTTCTTCCCATGCGGAACCGCAAGCGGTGAGCACCGCCGAACCGCAGTGGTTGGTTGAAGAACGAGATGCCTGTGGTGTGGGCTTTTTGGCGTATCCCAACGGCGAACTTCACCACGATATTCTAGATCGAGCCCTCTCGGCCCTGTCTTGTCTGGAACACCGGGGTGGATGTGGTGCCGACTCGGATTCTGGAGATGGCGCTGGTATCACCGCAGCCATTCCTTGGAAAATTATTCACCAGTGGCTGAACGAACAGGGAAAAACCGTTGCCAACGGGCACAGCATCGGTGTGGGCATGGTCTTTTTGCCCCAAGACGAAAATAAAGCCGCTCGCTGCCGGGAAATCGTCAATGCGGTCATTGAAAAAGAAGACTTGCAAGTGCTGGGATGGCGTCAAGTTCCAGTGAACCGAGACGTGGTAGGACCGCAAGCCAGCGAAGTGGCCCCCGAAATCGAACAGATCGTCGTCGCTTCGCCGCAGTCGGGAGATGACCTGGAAAGGCAACTGTATTTGGCACGCCGTTCCATTGGCAAAGTGCTGCAACGGGAATCCGATATTGTCTGGCAAGAAGAGCTGTATTTCTGTTCTTTCTCCGGACGCACCATCGTGTACAAAGCCATGGTACGTTCGGCGGTCCTGGGAGATTTTTATTTAGATCTGCAAAATCCCGACTACCAAACATCCTTTGCCGTCTACCACCGTCGCTTCAGTACCAACACCATGCCCAAATGGCCCCTGGCACAACCCATGCGCCTGCTGGGTCACAACGGGGAAATCAATACCCTGTTGGGCAATACCAATTGGATGCTGGCACGGGAGTCGGATTTACATTCTCCTGTATGGGGCGATCGCATTGAGGATCTCAAGCCCACGGTGAACCGCGAAAACAGCGACTCCGCCACCTTGGACAACGTACTAGAATTGCTAGTGCGTTCCGGTCGTTCCCCGTTGGAAGCACTGACCATTATGGTGCCGGAAGCCTACCAAAACCAACCGGAGTTGGAAGAGCACCACGAAGTTGTAGATTTTTACGAATATTACAACGGTTTGCAGGAACCCTGGGACGGTCCAGCGCTGTTGGTGTTTACCGATGGTTGCTATGTCGGTGCCGCTTTGGACCGCAACGGTTTGCGGCCGGCACGCTATGCGTTAATGGAAGATGGTTTGGTGGTGGTGGCTTCCGAAGCTGGGGTCATCGACTTGCCTGCTTCCCAAGTCGTGGAAAAAGGTCGTTTGGGTCCCGGACAAACCATTGCTGTGGATTTGCAAAAGCAGCAAGTTCTCAAAAATTGGGATATCAAGAAACAAGTGGCCAAAGCCCATCCCTACGGGGAATGGCTGCAACAATACCGCCTCTGCGTTGCTCAGGAATCTTTTCAAGACGGCGACAGTACCTGGATTGACAAAGACCAGCTGCCCCAACAGCAAATGGCCTTTGGCTATACTT is a window from the Geitlerinema sp. PCC 9228 genome containing:
- a CDS encoding ABC-ATPase domain-containing protein, yielding MKRDNAAGLRQQLIDLDRRSYKAYKDIQGSYKFPDFTLIIEHVQGDPFASPSKLRVKIPQNIADFPKKTYSSASREVALRDYLTREFRKKAHKISSRRGTGNSGTIEMVRVGQTVLPRTAVNVDDDYVEARFLVGLPAQGRRILGKQAAELLCDDIAELVDETLKYDALDAEILQKHVETVEDADWLRSQLEEQNLVAFIPNGAILPRRSGVDDRPLAEGAIPFQSPESLKVEFTCPNRGPIEGMGIPTGITLVVGGGYHGKSTLLNAIETGIYNHIPSDGRELVVTHPDALKVRAEDGRSVSGVDISPFINDLPQGRSTTQFSTTNASGSTSQAANIVEAVEAGAKVLLVDEDTAATNFMIRDRRMQELIAKNKEPITPFIDKVRLLYQDLGVSVLLVMGGSGDYFDIADRAIAMENFLPYDVTDRAKAIAAEYATGRESEGGEMFGKISSRIIQPNSLDPSSGKRDVKVKVRDVDAISFGKEDIDLSSVEQIAESSQLRAIAAALVYLKQEYVNGKLSLVEILDRVMADVQEQGLDVLTRFPEGDLAEFRRLELAAAINRLRTLQVRI